One window from the genome of Diospyros lotus cultivar Yz01 chromosome 11, ASM1463336v1, whole genome shotgun sequence encodes:
- the LOC127812985 gene encoding disease resistance protein RUN1-like isoform X1 — translation MTTTRGVQESASSSAPRSSAYHVFLNFRGADTRRTFVDHLYTALTNAGFRTFRDDDGMERGENIKLELHRAIEESKLSIVVFSRNYASSSWCLDELVMILGKRRRKDSGHEVLPVFYDVDPSEVRKQRGDYAEAFARHEERFEGESNDMKEKLKGWKEALEEAANLAGMVLQNQADGHESKFIQKIVKIVEDKLRRTVLNVCPYPIGLHSRAEHIHLWLQDEGSDVGIVAICGMGGIGKTTIAKFVYNLNFLNFEGRSFLADIREVSEQQNGLIQLQMQLLSDIVKGSKEKINNVDEGIVKIKEVVGSKRVLIILDDVDKQEQLHAVLGMLDWLSPGSKMIITTRHQHLLKTHECCKVQTVELLDQNESLELFSWHAFGKNHPSDDYLVESQMAIKYCRGLPLAIKTLGSSLSGKSKDIWKSHLQKLEEIPDNEILKKLKLSYDSLQDDHDKDLFLDIVCFFVGKDKDSTVTILDGCDYYTLVGIENLIDRTLLTIDMHNKLVMHQLIQEMGREIVRQESPKVLGERSRLWNHKDSFRVLREKTGTTLGTLKKAVPKSTRAVTLKSSLVFLKVVLTKIRMK, via the exons ATGACTACAACACGAGGAGTCCAAGAGAGCGCCTCCTCTTCCGCTCCTCGGAGCAGCGCCTATCACGTCTTCTTGAACTTCAGAGGCGCGGACACGCGCCGGACATTCGTCGACCACCTCTACACGGCTCTCACCAACGCTGGATTTCGCACCTTCAGAGACGATGACGGGATGGAGAGAGGAGAAAACATCAAGCTGGAGCTGCACAGGGCAATTGAAGAGTCTAAGCTTTCAATTGTCGTCTTCTCCAGGAACTATGCTTCTTCCAGCTGGTGCCTCGATGAGCTGGTGATGATCCTCGGAAAACGGAGGAGGAAGGATTCCGGCCACGAGGTTCTGCCCGTGTTTTATGACGTGGATCCATCCGAGGTTAGGAAACAAAGAGGGGATTATGCGGAGGCATTTGCGAGGCATGAAGAGCGATTCGAGGGTGAATCAAATGACATGAAGGAGAAACTGAAGGGGTGGAAGGAAGCACTCGAGGAAGCTGCTAATTTAGCAGGCATGGTTCTACAAAATCAGGCCGATGG GCACGAGTCAAAGTTTATCCAGAAAATTGTCAAGATTGTTGAAGACAAACTAAGGCGAACAGTCTTGAATGTTTGCCCATATCCCATTGGACTTCATTCTCGTGCCGAACACATTCATTTGTGGTTACAAGATGAAGGAAGTGATGTTGGAATTGTCGCCATTTGTGGGATGGGTGGGATTGGAAAGACAACCATTGCCAAATTTGTATACAACTTAAACTTCCTAAATTTCGAAGGTAGGAGTTTCTTGGCAGATATAAGAGAAGTTTCTGAACAACAAAATGGCCTAATACAATTACAAATGCAACTTCTTTCGGATATTGTAAAGGGaagtaaggaaaaaataaacaacGTTGATGAAGGAATTGTTAAGATTAAAGAAGTTGTAGGTTCTAAAAGAGTTCTTATAATTCTTGATGATGTGGATAAACAGGAACAATTGCATGCAGTCCTTGGGATGCTAGATTGGCTTTCTCCGGGTAGTAAAATGATCATAACCACTAGACATCAGCATTTACTAAAAACTCATGAATGTTGCAAAGTACAGACAGTCGAGTTGTTGGATCAAAATGAATCTTTAGAGCTTTTCAGTTGGCATGCCTTTGGAAAAAACCATCCTAGTGATGATTATTTGGTAGAGTCACAAATGGCAATAAAGTACTGCAGAGGGCTTCCGTTAGCTATTAAAACTTTGGGTTCTTCTCTATCTGGAAAAAGTAAAGATATATGGAAAAGTCACCTgcaaaaattggaagaaattcCTGACAATGAAATCCTTAAAAAACTCAAACTAAGTTACGACTCTTTACAAGATGATCACGACAAAGATTTATTTCTTGATATTGTTTGCTTCTTTGTTGGAAAGGACAAAGACTCCACAGTCACAATCTTGGATGGATGTGATTACTACACATTGGTTGGAATTGAAAATCTCATTGACAGGACTCTTTTGACAATTGATATGCATAACAAGCTAGTGATGCATCAACTGATTCAAGAAATGGGAAGGGAAATTGTTCGGCAAGAATCGCCCAAGGTGTTGGGAGAACGCAGCAGGCTTTGGAATCACAAGGATTCATTTCgtgttttgagagaaaaaact GGAACAACTTTGGGCACCTTAAAGAAAGCAGTTCCAAAAAGCACAAGAGCTGTCACTTTGAAATCTTCCCTGGTCTTCTTAAAGGTAGTGCTAACAAAAATTCGAATGAAGTAG
- the LOC127812985 gene encoding disease resistance protein RUN1-like isoform X2, producing the protein MTTTRGVQESASSSAPRSSAYHVFLNFRGADTRRTFVDHLYTALTNAGFRTFRDDDGMERGENIKLELHRAIEESKLSIVVFSRNYASSSWCLDELVMILGKRRRKDSGHEVLPVFYDVDPSEVRKQRGDYAEAFARHEERFEGESNDMKEKLKGWKEALEEAANLAGMVLQNQADGHESKFIQKIVKIVEDKLRRTVLNVCPYPIGLHSRAEHIHLWLQDEGSDVGIVAICGMGGIGKTTIAKFVYNLNFLNFEGRSFLADIREVSEQQNGLIQLQMQLLSDIVKGSKEKINNVDEGIVKIKEVVGSKRVLIILDDVDKQEQLHAVLGMLDWLSPGSKMIITTRHQHLLKTHECCKVQTVELLDQNESLELFSWHAFGKNHPSDDYLVESQMAIKYCRGLPLAIKTLGSSLSGKSKDIWKSHLQKLEEIPDNEILKKLKLSYDSLQDDHDKDLFLDIVCFFVGKDKDSTVTILDGCDYYTLVGIENLIDRTLLTIDMHNKLVMHQLIQEMGREIVRQESPKVLGERSRLWNHKDSFRVLREKTVRTNYSHVFLYLFMKR; encoded by the exons ATGACTACAACACGAGGAGTCCAAGAGAGCGCCTCCTCTTCCGCTCCTCGGAGCAGCGCCTATCACGTCTTCTTGAACTTCAGAGGCGCGGACACGCGCCGGACATTCGTCGACCACCTCTACACGGCTCTCACCAACGCTGGATTTCGCACCTTCAGAGACGATGACGGGATGGAGAGAGGAGAAAACATCAAGCTGGAGCTGCACAGGGCAATTGAAGAGTCTAAGCTTTCAATTGTCGTCTTCTCCAGGAACTATGCTTCTTCCAGCTGGTGCCTCGATGAGCTGGTGATGATCCTCGGAAAACGGAGGAGGAAGGATTCCGGCCACGAGGTTCTGCCCGTGTTTTATGACGTGGATCCATCCGAGGTTAGGAAACAAAGAGGGGATTATGCGGAGGCATTTGCGAGGCATGAAGAGCGATTCGAGGGTGAATCAAATGACATGAAGGAGAAACTGAAGGGGTGGAAGGAAGCACTCGAGGAAGCTGCTAATTTAGCAGGCATGGTTCTACAAAATCAGGCCGATGG GCACGAGTCAAAGTTTATCCAGAAAATTGTCAAGATTGTTGAAGACAAACTAAGGCGAACAGTCTTGAATGTTTGCCCATATCCCATTGGACTTCATTCTCGTGCCGAACACATTCATTTGTGGTTACAAGATGAAGGAAGTGATGTTGGAATTGTCGCCATTTGTGGGATGGGTGGGATTGGAAAGACAACCATTGCCAAATTTGTATACAACTTAAACTTCCTAAATTTCGAAGGTAGGAGTTTCTTGGCAGATATAAGAGAAGTTTCTGAACAACAAAATGGCCTAATACAATTACAAATGCAACTTCTTTCGGATATTGTAAAGGGaagtaaggaaaaaataaacaacGTTGATGAAGGAATTGTTAAGATTAAAGAAGTTGTAGGTTCTAAAAGAGTTCTTATAATTCTTGATGATGTGGATAAACAGGAACAATTGCATGCAGTCCTTGGGATGCTAGATTGGCTTTCTCCGGGTAGTAAAATGATCATAACCACTAGACATCAGCATTTACTAAAAACTCATGAATGTTGCAAAGTACAGACAGTCGAGTTGTTGGATCAAAATGAATCTTTAGAGCTTTTCAGTTGGCATGCCTTTGGAAAAAACCATCCTAGTGATGATTATTTGGTAGAGTCACAAATGGCAATAAAGTACTGCAGAGGGCTTCCGTTAGCTATTAAAACTTTGGGTTCTTCTCTATCTGGAAAAAGTAAAGATATATGGAAAAGTCACCTgcaaaaattggaagaaattcCTGACAATGAAATCCTTAAAAAACTCAAACTAAGTTACGACTCTTTACAAGATGATCACGACAAAGATTTATTTCTTGATATTGTTTGCTTCTTTGTTGGAAAGGACAAAGACTCCACAGTCACAATCTTGGATGGATGTGATTACTACACATTGGTTGGAATTGAAAATCTCATTGACAGGACTCTTTTGACAATTGATATGCATAACAAGCTAGTGATGCATCAACTGATTCAAGAAATGGGAAGGGAAATTGTTCGGCAAGAATCGCCCAAGGTGTTGGGAGAACGCAGCAGGCTTTGGAATCACAAGGATTCATTTCgtgttttgagagaaaaaactGTAAGAACTAACTATTCTCATGTATTTTTGTACTTATTTATGAAAAGATAG
- the LOC127812988 gene encoding peroxidase 12-like, whose protein sequence is MAWKMNAASFSSLAVFFTSMLFLLLVCSRLHFSEAQSSAQIVSGLSWTFYESSCPKLEDIIQKRLNKVFNDDIGQAAGILRLHFHDCFVLGCDGSVLLDGSASGPRLSRTLLRT, encoded by the exons ATGGCCTGGAAAATGAATGCTGCTTCATTCAGCTCTCTCGCGGTCTTCTTCACCTCCATGCTTTTTCTCCTGCTTGTGTGCTCTCGCTTGCACTTTTCAGAAGCTCAGTCCTCGGCTCAAATCGTGAGCGGCCTTTCCTGGACCTTCTATGAGTCCAGCTGTCCTAAGCTCGAAGACATCATCCAGAAACGCCTCAATAAGGTCTTCAATGATGACATCGGCCAAGCTGCCGGCATCCTCCGCCTCCACTTCCATGATTGCTTTGTTCTG GGATGCGATGGTTCAGTATTGCTTGATGGATCAGCCAGTGGGCCAAGACTGAGCAGGACACTCCTCCGAACCTGA